In a genomic window of Halostella litorea:
- a CDS encoding radical SAM protein — protein sequence MISKGCEQCAKGGKMVMFVYGYCDQRDCFYCPLGENRKNVTDVYANERKVESDEDVITEAKRMDALGTSITGGEPQEALDRTCHYLSLLKDEFGEDHHTHLYTGITGGRENMRRLSEAGLDEIRFHPPLELWGDMHGTEWEEILYIAREEGLTPAFEIPGIRAEQEFLDFLDEGAAEFCNINEFEMSDGNYRRMQEKGYELQDGHMSAVDGSKEILDAMGDHERVYFCTSVFKDAAQHRNRMKRMARNIRREFDEVTDDGTLVYGKTWETEERLAELGVPEEFYSVKSDHVELAWWLLEEMVEEGDLEEGEIVEQYPSVDGTVVERTPLA from the coding sequence ATGATCTCGAAGGGCTGCGAGCAGTGCGCCAAAGGCGGGAAGATGGTCATGTTCGTCTACGGCTACTGCGACCAGCGCGACTGCTTTTACTGCCCGCTCGGCGAGAACCGCAAGAACGTCACCGACGTGTACGCCAACGAGCGGAAGGTCGAGTCCGACGAGGACGTCATTACGGAGGCCAAACGGATGGACGCCCTGGGCACCTCGATCACCGGCGGCGAGCCCCAGGAGGCGCTGGACCGGACCTGTCACTACCTCTCGCTGCTGAAAGACGAGTTCGGCGAGGACCACCACACCCACCTCTACACCGGCATCACCGGCGGCCGCGAGAACATGCGCCGCCTCTCTGAGGCCGGATTGGACGAGATACGGTTCCACCCGCCGCTGGAACTGTGGGGAGACATGCACGGCACCGAGTGGGAGGAGATCCTCTACATCGCCCGCGAGGAGGGGCTGACCCCCGCGTTCGAGATACCCGGCATCCGCGCCGAGCAGGAGTTCCTCGACTTCCTCGACGAGGGCGCGGCCGAGTTCTGCAACATCAACGAGTTCGAGATGTCCGACGGCAACTACCGCCGGATGCAGGAGAAGGGGTACGAACTGCAGGACGGCCACATGAGCGCCGTCGACGGCTCGAAGGAGATACTGGACGCCATGGGCGACCACGAGCGCGTCTACTTCTGTACCAGCGTGTTCAAGGACGCCGCCCAGCACCGCAACCGCATGAAGCGGATGGCCCGGAACATCCGCCGGGAGTTCGACGAGGTGACCGACGACGGCACCCTCGTCTACGGCAAGACCTGGGAGACCGAGGAACGGCTGGCGGAACTCGGCGTGCCCGAGGAGTTCTACTCGGTGAAGTCCGACCACGTCGAACTGGCGTGGTGGCTCTTGGAGGAGATGGTCGAGGAGGGCGATCTGGAGGAGGGCGAGATCGTCGAGCAGTACCCGAGCGTCGACGGGACGGTCGTCGAGCGGACGCCGCTGGCGTAG